The Malus sylvestris chromosome 8, drMalSylv7.2, whole genome shotgun sequence genomic interval tttaaagCCTCACTAATCTTTcatttgaaattgattttgcttacGAAAACAAAAATTGGAGGGATTTCTGGTAGATTTTGCttaagaaagcaccatcgttcatcatccgttcatccaagatcaagccccaacggcccctttggatcaacaacgtcgacaaatccacacatccaaccgttcttcaagattaagcccaaaagcccttgaagatccgttcatcactgttcttcaagatcaagcccaaaagcccttgaagacccgttcatcaccgttattcaagatcaagccttaaacggcccttgaagaaacactcatctttaacatcaagtcccaacggctccttgaagatccgctcaaatccaccttcaaagatcaagcccacggccccttgaagaaacttccaacagttcatccaaaatcaagcctcgacggcccttggatcaacgaaacatccacaaatcaacaccttacggagatcgaatcagatgatcaaaatagagagagattgtaacccaaaatcatcaaaatacaaaaatttgtttgtgcacgttgttcttgtctctttcgtttcaggaattttccgcgttcacatagatatatatatatatatatatatgtgtgtgtgtgtgtgtgtgtgttcataATGGTTGTGTTAGCCACATAAGCCTGAAGCATGTTTCCATAATCCATTTTCATGATAATCACACTCTAATTCTTATGTAGGCCTTAGAGTCTTTTGCATACAAGGTCTACTGGAAAACCTCAAAGTAAatgataaatttttagttgtgatgggaatatgggtggtacaccacgtgtttttatgtaagtggtgggaaattttattttttaagttattaactttgtaacacacatatcccaccatttatatagggaTACATGGTGTACTACTCTGTGCgacgatcacattgaaaaatctatcCAAAGTAAACAATTGTAAAGCCGACTTGCTTCTATAGCACAAAAGGTCTTTACAACTCCCTATAAATATTTATGTCATCATACTTAATGAGGTTTTCAAGATTGTAGACTTTAAAAGTAATATAAAGGTAAAATCGAGTAATcacattaaaataattaaaatagataaattaaaaatataaaaggagtcatcaaaatacaaaaatttgtttgtgcacgttgttcttgtctctttcgtttcaggaattttccgtgttcacatagatatatatatatctatgtgtgtgtgtgtgtgtgtgtgtgtgtgtgtgtgtgtgttcataATGGTTGTGTTAGCCACATAAGCCTGAAGCATGTTTCCATAATCCATTTTCATGATAATCACACTCTAATTCTTATGTAGGCCTTAGAGTCTTTTGCATATAAGGTCTACTGGAAAACCTCAAAGTAAatgataaatttttagttgtgatgggaatatgggtggtacaccacgtgtttttatgtaagtggtgggaaattttattttttaagttattaactttgtaacacacatatctcaccatttatatagggaTACATGGTGTACTACTCTGTGCgacggtcacattgaaaaatctatcCAAAGTAAACAATTGTAAAGCCGACTTGCTTCTATAGCACAAAAGGTCTTTACAACTCCCTATAAATATTTATGTCATCATACTTAATGAGGTTTTCAAGATTGTAGACTTTAAAAGTAATATAAAGGTAAAATCGAGTAATcacattaaaataattaaaatagataaattaaaaacataGAAGGAGtcatcaaaatacaaaaatttgttTGTGCATGTTGTTCTTGTccctttcgtttcaggaattttccgtgttcacatagatatatatatatatataggaattgcttaaggggagggatccccattttttcaaaagagtaaactgtcgatttgccccTTAAACTTTCACcgaactttcgatttcccccctgaacttttcgaTTGGAAAAGTTCCCCCctgaactaatttttttagccaatttgccccctaccgttagtttttcaaacattccatccaaatttctattaagtgagaccatgtgcacaacatatgagggtagttaagtcatttcactcttaaaaatgattaaaaaactgaaaatttccCTCTAATTCatatcctcaattttatttttcactcatTCCTATGTATAAAAAATGACATACGATGTTATTGTCTTCATGGCATGAACATTCTAGTaattttacattattaaaaaaaatgattaaacaaaaatagatcgaagaaaagaaaaaaaaaaatatacaaaaacccCAGCCACCACCACTTCCTTTCCGCACCCCCATCACCCACCCCTACGACATCCTCCCCCTACCCTCATCTCCCTCAACCGTAACCCCACTCCCTGATTTGGCCCCACCCTCTGCTACCCCAATGACCCAACCCTCTTCCTGCAtcacaaatctctctctctctctctcttcccactTTCTTCGTTCCTTGCATTGTTCGTAGAATAACAAATAGAGAGGGGAAGGAGGAGTCTCTGTGTGTGGGAAGGGGGAGGACCGGATATGGTGGTTGATGGGTCTCAGGGGTGGGAGGAGGTGGTAATGGTGGGTACAAGGAGATCGGCGGTAGAGGTAAAAAATagagggaatttttttttttaaatttattttcagttttttaatcatttttaagagtgaaatgacttaactaccctcatatgttgtgcacatggtctcacttaacagaaatttggatggaatgtttgaaaaactaacggtagggggcaaattggctaaaaaaattagttcaggggggaaattttCCAAtcgaaaagttcagggggggaaatcgaaagttcaGTGAAAGtttagggggcaaatcgacagtttactcttttcaaaaaaatggggacacgctccccaccgttggatttgacttaAATGAAATCCTGTGGTTGAGATTCTATGGCCTgtgttttaatctcaaccacacaatttcattaaagtcaatctaacggtggggagcgtgtccccattttttttgaaaaaatgggaatccctccccttaagctccctgtatatatatatatatatgtgtgtgtgtgtgtgtgtgtgtgtgtgtgtgttcataATGGTTGTGTTAGCCACATAAGCCTGAAGCATGTTTCCATAATGCATTTTCATGATAATCACACTCTAATTCTTATGTAGGCCTTAAAGTCTTTTGCATATAAGGTCTACTGGAAAACCTCAAAGTAAatgataaatttttagttgtgatgggaacatgggtggtacaccacgtgtttttatgtaagtggtgaaaaattttattttttaagttattaactttgtaacacacatatcccaccatttatatagggaTACATGGTGTACTACTCTGTGCgacggtcacattgaaaaatctatcCAAAGTAAACAATTGTAAAGCCGACTTGCTTCTATAGCACAAAAGGTCTTTACAACTCCCTATAAATATTTATGTCATCATACTTAATGAGGTTTTCAAGATTGTAGACTTTAAAAGTAATATAAAGGTAAAATCGAGTAATcacattaaaataattaaaatagataaattaagTAGCCTTGACTCTGCCTTTCAAGAACCGATGGACTTGCCCTTGCCTGTTGTAACTAAACTACTTGAACTATTAGGGCAACTTAACATTTACCAAACAACAAAATGGCATaatgatatttttgtttttcattcaCATTGGTTTTGTTTTACATATAATAAGTGTGTACTACCTTgcggaagaggatcctcttatGAGCTCAGGATGGGGATCCTCTTGATCATGAAATTCGGGCCGTTTAAATTTAATCCAATAgttgcaattattataacttttagagggaccTCTTGTTTGGagtcgttggattaaatttgaacgtCCTGGATTATGTGGTTAGGAGGATCCCCATCttgagctcaggagaggatccccatcctaagctcaggagaggatcctcttccctaCCTTGCAATGCGTGCATGTTAAGAGATGGCATCGACTTGGTTCCAAACCTACTTGCACTtgaattgtataaaaaataacACTAATCAGATTATAAATAAGTTGGATTCAAAGTAGTGAAGTGATTGTGATTGGAGTCTAAAGCTTGATCCTCAAGCCAAGTAAGATGTCAAAAAATCTACAGTATCTACTAACTATTAATCTATTGATACTTTTCTTCCCGATTCAATTTCTTGCGTCGCCATTTATGAAATGGTATTGTTAAgagttttctttttaaaagcTTTAATTTGGTAAATATTTTTCAAAAGCTTTGTTCCTTatgattttaaaaagaaaaaaagcttATTAccaagatgaaaaaaaaaaattccttatgacccataaatcaataaataaacttgATCAATTTCAGACCAAGTTGGGCCGAACTtttaagtgaattaaaactgattggGCTATTGATCTTTCTTTCCAGACCATTGGGCTGAGGTTTATCCCCATTTTTAAAGATCGGCCCAAAATCCCTAAAGCTGACgtcggaggaggaggaggagaagagagAGCATTTATACGAGTCTGCGCACAATTAGTAGCAACAGAAAAATGGCGGGAAAGCTTGGCGCCATTGCGCGGGAAATGCCAGTGTTCGCGACTCTCTCTCTATTTGAACGAACCCAGTCTTCCCATTGGCGCCCAAAATTCGGTCATTGCCAATTCCCGCCACATCGCCGCCGCTGTCTCTCGCAAGCTCTCAGAATGGCCCAGCAAGACGCGCAGAACGGAAGCCACGAAGTCAAAGAGCCGACTCCCAAGATCGCCAGGCTTCACGAAAACGACGACGTTTCTGGAAATGCCGCCCCGTTTTTCCTGGTGAAGAAGCTCTCCGAAAAGGCGGTTTTGCCCGCGAGAGGCTCGCCTCACTCTGCAGGCTATGATCTCTCGAGGTAAACCTCGAAAACCCCTTATTCACACGCTccatttttttcagaaaaatcatCGGAATCTGATGTGGGTTTTTCTggatttgttttgatttttgtgcAGCGCGACGGAGACGAAAGTTCCGGCCAGAGGAAAAGCCCTGGTCCCAACCGATCTGAGCATTGCGGTCCCTGAAGGAACCTATGCACGAATTGGTAAAAACCTTAACCCCCATACTTCCTGTTCAATTTCGATAAATTTTGGTTCTTTGTATACTGAACTGATGTGCGTTTTCTGTATTTTCTGTTGGTGTGCAGCGCCACGATCGGGTCTGACATGGAAGCACTCGATCGATGTCGGAGCTGGTGTCATCGATGCTGATTACAGGGGTCCGGTTGGGGTTGTGCTGTTCAACTTTTCCAATGTTGATTTTGAGATCAAGGAGGGTGATAGGATTGCTCAGCTGATCATTGAGAAGATCATCACCCCTGATGTTGTGGAGGTTGAGGATTTGGATTCCACTGCCAGAGGTGCTGGAGGGTTCGGGTCTACCGGTGTTTAGACCGCCCTGCCAGTGTTTAGGCTTCGCTGTGTTTTGTGATCGGGGACTTGGGGAACAATGTAGTTGGGTAGTTTTGTTTCAGTCGTAGGTGGCCGGTCTACTCTCTTGTTATGCAAATATATTCGGTGAATGAATGAGTTTATTTTGTACATCCATGGCTTCTTTAATTTACTTCAATTTGAAGAACAAACACGAACGGGGAATGAAAATATAATGATTCAATAAGCGATTCAATGactgaaaaattgaaaagatatATTATATGCTCAATGTATCAGAAAATTGCAACCAAAACTGGAACCAAGTAGCTAGAATCCGGGCTAATTGCAGTTGATATACATAaggttaaaattttatttgttcaACTTACTTTAAAGTAGAACTTTTCCGGCAGAAGGCAACATATGCTAACACACAGGTAGTCAAACCAGATGATGACCCGATCACATTACAGAAGGTAGAAAATGGAACAAATCACTAAAGC includes:
- the LOC126633437 gene encoding deoxyuridine 5'-triphosphate nucleotidohydrolase-like; amino-acid sequence: MPVFATLSLFERTQSSHWRPKFGHCQFPPHRRRCLSQALRMAQQDAQNGSHEVKEPTPKIARLHENDDVSGNAAPFFLVKKLSEKAVLPARGSPHSAGYDLSSATETKVPARGKALVPTDLSIAVPEGTYARIAPRSGLTWKHSIDVGAGVIDADYRGPVGVVLFNFSNVDFEIKEGDRIAQLIIEKIITPDVVEVEDLDSTARGAGGFGSTGV